GGGTGTTATGTCACCTTTTATGCACGcggaaaaaaaacccagtaaCATTGTTTTGTTATTGATTTAATCACTGCACTTGCTCGTCATTATGTACCAAAAAAAATGCAACGGTTTGAGAAGAGACCCACAATCggaacagttttaaaatacacataagCGCGTACACCTCAAAACCTTTTCAAATTGGGAGAATACGAAAGCTGTGCGTACTTTATAATTACCTCACTGaaccctttttttttgtaagcagCGACTTGATGATATTTGTCATCTTGCACGTATTTGtatctgttattgttgttgcaataaaaaacaactttacAAGTAAGAGCCAGGACGTTTGGATGGTGTCCTTTCGAGTTACTGAAGTGCTGGAAGGCTATTAGTACGATGGATcaaaaagaaacatgaaaatTAATAGTTTAAGCCTGTTGAGCAATAATTTGACTTTAAAAAAGTAGATTATTAGCACTGGCAGTAGATGCTGTTTTGAGGGTAAACAACTAAGCTCTGACCATGTTATagtgaaataatttattttgcgtCAGTCTTAAGTATTGCAGACAATACACACCTCTACAAGAATGCTCGACATGCTGAAGGAAGAGGATTTAAAACAAGTCAAATTTGTTATTGCATGCCATTACAAAATGtaccattaaaaaagaaataagttaCAAATGGAGGAGAATTATTGGAAGAGTTCAGACAAATAAATCAGGAAGAAGCAAAAATATTGACATCATCCTTTACAGTATAAAACTTATAACGCTCGATATTCTCAtagctcacatactgtatacggtATATTATTTTGGGCTGTCAAACCCTTCCACGCAGGGTTTGTGTGAGTGTGAAGCTACCCAGCCATCTTGTTGAAGTCATTACCTCTCAGgagacagctggatgagatcttcatGCCACCTACAGTAGCTACTAAAATCCAAATGATCTAGATGGGCCACTTCAATTGCTAACTTTCAGATGCTCTTATCTTCTTAAAACGCTGGTTAAACCATTtgtgaaaagttaaaaaaaaaaccttcagatgttttcttttgcacataAGCACTGCAATGTGGATTATATGAGTACCCATAAAGAATGATTAACAGATTTGCATTAAACACCAGCATCCACTAAAATTACAACATTCAATTGTAGTCAAGCTGAtgttaaaaactttaaaagctCTGTAGCGGTTGATTGGCACTAAAGTCATTATTCGTGTTCTTGAATGAATACATTGCAGTGTATTCCTCACTAGGAATGCTTTGATTATTGTACTTAAAGTTCAGACAGGCTTTCTGCCTCTCCCTACTTACAACACAGAGCAGACAGGTGAAAAAAAACTGCCATTTTAACTAAGATGACAATTTTCATTAAAAGCCCCATGCAGTTTTCACCTACTTTATATACCAAAGTAATACAACAGCAGAGCAAAAACAccactaataataaaaaaaacgacTTTTGATCTGACCCTTCTCATGGGCATTGCTGCTGAAATATATTTACACAAGAGTGTAATCTCTTTCATCTTAATGCACACTCCTGAATGCAGAATTTCTCATTACAAGAGatgagaaaaaaagccagaccaaGTTACATTTCAAGTGCGATTAAAAACATCAATGCAATCTACCccgcataaaaaaaacaagacttgtTAAATCAATACATTAAATGCTATAGAATCACACAGCTTttctattaaaaattaaagcagcatttttcacatttcaagGCCACTTCTACAAGCAAATGTCTCACACAAGACCTTCAACACATTAACAAGCAATTTCCattccaatatacagtataaaccactAGGTCTGTTGTGCCCCCCCAAAAGTATTGGGACAACAAAgtcaaaacttatttttaatataagctGTCACttcctgttattttttatttacaaaagcaATTTTCGTTTGTGATTGTGAGACTGACATGTGAATCgatccctccattttctaactgcttcttccaattaagGGTcgctggggagccagagcctgtctcaTCAAGCAAGAAGTGCATTAACAGGGCACCCCAGATccgacaccagtccatcgcagggcacacacggacacaaacactcacaccagcgcTCATTATCCCAGAAGgaaccagtatgtttttgaactgcgggtgaagcacctggaggaagcccacaccaacacagggagaacatgcagactccacacagacagcaccccaggtccagaactgaacccagggccccagcactgcgaggcaggaATGCTGACCACGTGCTGTCCAGTACTGCGTATATTGATTGGGTAATTCACACTCAAAGTGGCTGTAGCAAAGCTTAGCTATATTGATTACCTTGCTTATTAAAGTACCTTGCTGTCCCAGTATTTTTGGAAGGCATTGTAATGCTGTGCTGCTGTTACTAAAATCTGATTGTAATAGGGGCAAACACCCTGATAAACTAGCCAAACTGCTCACGGCTTTGGAAGGAATGTTAATTAACATGAGTCCTCACATGCTATATAATATCAATGGtgagaaaacaacaaaacccatTTTACACATAGCACTGTAAGGGTTAATTTGTCAGAATGGGATGGGATCTGTGTCAGTTATATTGTCACATAAGATTATTACATAATACCCTTTTTGTATAAAATGTAGAACAGCACTTCATGTGACAAATGACATCCTTTCTTTATATCATGCATATTTAAAGGACTTTCACTCTGCTGAAAATATGAATCCTTGTCAAGGTGTTTAAATATTAACATGACAAATACGAAAGGTGGAGTAGAGAAACCCTCTGACCGAGAATTGATACTCAACTTTTCTCACTGAAACAGCTTTCAACCTGCAAATAAGGGCTGTCAAAGACATGgcaaatactgtaaaacattcAATAAGCTCCACTTTCTCATTCTGCAAAGCATCCAAGTCAAAGACCTGATGGCAGAATGGAAATGTACAGAGGGAATTACTCAGTATTAACACCATGATTAGTGGTATTAACCACCATGACTTTCCATTGTCCTCCGTCCGCTAAGGTGCGGAAATCAATTGCGTGCCGATACAGCGTGCTTCACTGGGAATAAAGCCCTGGCCCTTAACAGCTGTATGTGTGTTCTGGTTTCACATTGCTGGAGAGTGGAAACGACTCCTCTGGGCCTCCCCCTGTTTGCAAACACAGAGACGTGCACCGGCAGGGCTCGTCCTCTCCAGCTGACCAGAGCCTCAGTCGTCTTCCGCCCGGGCACCGCACCGGGAGCAGACGTGCAGGCAGGCCGTGcagagcagcagcagagccAGCACCGTGTAACTGAGGCCCAGGACGCAGACCGCGAAGACATACAGGGACTTCTCGCAGTAGTCGCTGGGGCGATGGAACGGTGGAATGAAGTTGGGCAGGTAGACGGAGAAGACCCAGTAGTTTCCCAGGATAAACCAGATGAAGAGGAACAGACTGAGGACGATGTGGAGGTAGTACTTGTGCGCGTTCAGCCGCCAGGGGTactcgtcgtcgtcgtcgtcgtcgatGACCACGGACTTGGAAAGAAGCGACCTCATCTTCGTGATGTCATACAGCAGGAGCGTCACCTGTGAGCGGGCGAGCAGAGCGACACGCCGTCTTAGTAGCTGCAACCAGCGGCCTCTCGCACTCTGGAGTGTCTCGCGGTCCTCTCTAAAAGAGGATTCCCAAAACGGCCACGCTGACATCGCTGCCGAGGCTGAATGAGAGGGTGGCATTTCACAGTGGGACAAACAAACTGATCCTAAAACTTTTCAGAAATCAGGGACAGGGCAAAAAAAGAATTCTAGTGATAATGCAAACAGGCTTTTGACAGCATAAGAGAGCACAACGCAGAATGTGTGCCATTAACCTTAAGCCCATTGAAACAGGCAGGAATAGTCAGTTCTCTAGTCACTGCTCTTAATCTTATTCAATATGATGGCTGAATAACGAAACTCAGGCCAAATTAAATTGATAGAATTGAATTACACAAAACATAGCTTAGGTTGATGGATCAAAATAAAACCTCTATTACATAACACTGTATTAGGGATCTTTTCCTTACTCTTTATTTACAAAGATATCCTCCAGTATGCTGAGAATTGCAAGTTCTTCCAGTGTTTTTTAGTGCTTTTTAAGTGGCAAAAGAAAATCCCCACTCATGTTCACATATACCACCTATTTTTGAAACCAATAGGATATA
This portion of the Lepisosteus oculatus isolate fLepOcu1 chromosome 15, fLepOcu1.hap2, whole genome shotgun sequence genome encodes:
- the LOC138223149 gene encoding transmembrane protein 272-like; this encodes MTAGLEKACHRCISRIASNACFIFGLLAFLAVPLTMALVGIKNLEDCPVQPMIPLYLLVGGVVGSLKVTLLLYDITKMRSLLSKSVVIDDDDDDEYPWRLNAHKYYLHIVLSLFLFIWFILGNYWVFSVYLPNFIPPFHRPSDYCEKSLYVFAVCVLGLSYTVLALLLLCTACLHVCSRCGARAEDD